The DNA sequence AGAGTTATTAAAGTCTATAGCTTAAGCTAGTTTTATATTAAAAATTAGAAAACATTCTTTTTGGTACCATACAAAAATGTAATAACATGCAAAAACGTTTTATATGTTAATGTACTTATTGAGCTTTATAAGTGATAAAGATTGCTTTATTTTTTTAAAATTTTTTAGTTAATTCCAATGGTTGTAAAGAAACATAGCGTTTATTTTAGAGCTGCTGGCATGAACCTTGCCGTTATAGAGTAATATAACATCAAAACATTTTAATCGGGAGGGTTTCATGAGAAAAGTAGCTATTTACGGAAAGGGAGGCATTGGTAAATCCACTACGACTCAGAATACAGTTGCTGGTCTGGTGGAGATGGGGCGGAAAGTCATGGTTGTGGGCTGCGACCCCAAGGCTGACTCCACCAGGCTCTTGCTTGGTGGTCTGGCTCAGAAATCCGTTCTTGATACCTTGCGAGAGGAAGGTGAGGACGTGGAGTTAGATGATATTCGCAAAGCCGGTTTTGGTGACACCTATTGTGTCGAGTCAGGTGGACCCGAGCCTGGTGTTGGATGTGCTGGCAGAGGCATCATCACATCCATTAACCTTTTGGAGTCTTTGGGTGGCTACGAAGAGTCTGAAGGTCTCGATTATGTTTTTTATGACGTGCTTGGTGACGTTGTTTGTGGTGGTTTTGCCATGCCTATTCGTGAGGGCAAGGCGCAGGAGATC is a window from the Desulfovulcanus ferrireducens genome containing:
- the nifH gene encoding nitrogenase iron protein, with product MRKVAIYGKGGIGKSTTTQNTVAGLVEMGRKVMVVGCDPKADSTRLLLGGLAQKSVLDTLREEGEDVELDDIRKAGFGDTYCVESGGPEPGVGCAGRGIITSINLLESLGGYEESEGLDYVFYDVLGDVVCGGFAMPIREGKAQEIYIVCSGEMMAMYAANNICKGVKKFAESGGVRLGGLICNSRKVDNEKEMIEEFAKKLGTQMIYFVPRDNMVQKAEINRQTVIQFDPKAEQAAHYRNLAKNIDENDMFVIPNPLEIEELETLLVDFGLLD